The Flexivirga oryzae genome has a segment encoding these proteins:
- the mtrB gene encoding MtrAB system histidine kinase MtrB, whose protein sequence is MVHELWRRIERLGVRCAAAVARLWRRSLHFRVVVITVFLGTFVALGLGTYMYQRIGSGLTSRATNIAEQQALSQRDYAQSQFNNAPRTDIASLRAIGQQVAAPVTGTHPQEAGEQNDRVVIKRSPGNTFPSLGTFFTEAGDAQQIPAGLQSAVEKDPRHAQLQIATVRVDGKQVPAVIVGARIVIPNAGNYDFYLISPMSAESQMLGIVRTTFLLGGLALTLLLAGIAYLVTRMVVSPVRDAAHVSERLTAGALNERMQVTGEDDLARLATSFNAMADSLQRQIRQLEDLSQLQQRFTSDVSHELRTPLTTIRMASDMIHASRDDFAAPVARSAELLSRELDRFETLLTDLLEISRFDAGATATAHEPVDLRDVVARVVDGCESLAETQGVKLRMHSRREAVAPMDARRIERIVRNLVTNAIEHAEHKPVDITVAANNTAVAVAVRDYGVGLRPGDADQVFNRFWRADPARARTTGGTGLGLSISLEDARLHDGWLQAWGEPGNGACFRLTLPVRAGQPIVRSPVTLAPDDSSVGLAMPKGNSLTIGTRAAGASPAPTPPPTPTKGPGGGR, encoded by the coding sequence TTGGTCCACGAACTCTGGCGCCGCATCGAACGTCTCGGCGTTCGATGCGCTGCTGCGGTCGCCCGGTTGTGGCGTCGCTCCTTGCACTTCCGGGTCGTCGTCATCACGGTCTTCCTGGGCACGTTCGTCGCGCTCGGGCTGGGCACGTACATGTACCAGCGCATCGGCAGCGGCCTCACCTCCCGCGCGACCAACATCGCCGAGCAGCAGGCGCTGAGCCAGCGCGACTACGCACAGAGCCAGTTCAACAACGCCCCCCGCACCGACATCGCGTCGTTGCGGGCCATCGGCCAGCAGGTTGCCGCACCGGTGACCGGCACGCACCCCCAGGAGGCGGGGGAGCAGAACGACCGGGTCGTCATCAAACGCTCGCCGGGCAACACCTTCCCGTCCCTGGGGACCTTCTTCACCGAGGCGGGTGACGCCCAGCAGATCCCGGCCGGCCTGCAGTCGGCGGTCGAGAAGGACCCGAGGCACGCGCAACTGCAGATCGCGACCGTGCGCGTCGACGGCAAGCAGGTGCCGGCCGTCATCGTCGGGGCCCGGATCGTCATACCGAACGCAGGCAACTACGACTTCTACCTCATCTCGCCGATGAGCGCGGAATCGCAGATGCTCGGCATCGTCCGCACGACGTTCCTGCTCGGTGGCCTGGCGCTGACGCTGCTGCTGGCCGGCATCGCCTATCTGGTCACGCGCATGGTGGTCAGCCCGGTCCGGGACGCCGCGCACGTCTCCGAGCGGCTCACCGCCGGTGCGCTCAACGAGCGGATGCAGGTGACCGGCGAGGACGACCTGGCGCGGCTGGCCACGTCCTTCAACGCCATGGCCGACAGCCTGCAGCGGCAGATCAGGCAGCTGGAGGACCTGTCCCAGCTCCAGCAGCGGTTCACCTCGGACGTGTCGCACGAGCTGCGGACCCCGCTGACGACGATCCGTATGGCGTCGGACATGATCCACGCCAGCCGGGACGACTTCGCCGCGCCGGTCGCCCGCTCGGCCGAGCTGCTCAGCCGGGAGCTGGACCGGTTCGAGACACTGCTGACCGACCTGCTCGAGATCAGCAGGTTCGACGCCGGCGCCACCGCCACGGCCCACGAGCCGGTCGACCTGCGAGACGTCGTCGCCCGGGTCGTCGACGGGTGCGAGTCGTTGGCGGAGACCCAGGGTGTCAAGCTGCGGATGCACTCCCGCCGGGAGGCCGTGGCGCCGATGGACGCCCGCCGGATCGAGCGCATCGTGCGCAACCTGGTCACCAATGCCATCGAGCACGCCGAGCACAAGCCGGTCGACATCACCGTCGCCGCCAACAACACGGCGGTCGCCGTGGCCGTGCGCGACTACGGCGTCGGTCTGCGGCCCGGCGACGCCGACCAGGTCTTCAACCGGTTCTGGCGGGCCGACCCGGCGCGTGCCCGCACCACCGGTGGCACCGGCCTCGGCCTGTCGATCTCGCTGGAGGACGCCCGGCTGCACGACGGCTGGCTGCAGGCCTGGGGTGAGCCGGGCAACGGCGCCTGTTTCCGGCTCACCCTGCCGGTCCGGGCCGGGCAGCCGATCGTCCGATCACCCGTCACGCTCGCGCCGGACGACTCCAGCGTCGGCCTCGCGATGCCGAAGGGCAACAGCCTGACCATCGGCACCCGCGCCGCCGGTGCCTCGCCCGCCCCGACGCCGCCGCCCACACCGACCAAGGGGCCGGGAGGCGGCCGATGA
- a CDS encoding phosphoribosyltransferase family protein, protein MLGVPVPALQAACDLALPRCCAGCGATGHALCAQCRATVHRAGAAAPFAAIPQPCPPGFPTTWSQVPYDGTVAELLRAFKDSGRRNVGPWLGGLLRCALAGLVAHHDGCREALVAGEQVLLCPMPSRAASIRERGREPAVELARHAARGTRAVVVHKLLRVTGHGRDQAGLGAAERSVNVLGTMRPTAAGRRLVEGRVCVVLDDIVTTGSSLAEARTALVAAGARCVAAATVAATQRHTPTHPFTRAGSVV, encoded by the coding sequence GTGCTCGGTGTCCCCGTCCCCGCGCTGCAGGCTGCCTGTGACCTCGCGCTGCCGCGCTGCTGCGCCGGCTGCGGGGCCACCGGCCACGCCCTGTGTGCGCAGTGCCGAGCCACGGTCCACCGGGCCGGCGCCGCTGCCCCGTTCGCCGCGATCCCGCAGCCGTGCCCGCCGGGCTTCCCGACGACCTGGTCACAGGTGCCGTATGACGGAACGGTGGCCGAGTTGCTGCGGGCGTTCAAGGACTCCGGGCGGCGCAATGTCGGGCCGTGGCTCGGTGGCCTGCTCCGCTGCGCGCTCGCCGGTCTGGTCGCGCACCACGACGGCTGCCGGGAGGCGCTCGTCGCCGGGGAGCAGGTGCTGCTGTGCCCGATGCCGAGCCGTGCTGCCTCGATCCGGGAGCGGGGGCGCGAGCCCGCGGTCGAGTTGGCGCGGCATGCTGCGCGTGGAACCCGCGCGGTCGTCGTGCACAAACTGCTGCGGGTGACCGGGCACGGCAGGGACCAGGCCGGGCTCGGAGCTGCCGAGCGCTCGGTCAACGTGCTCGGCACGATGCGTCCTACGGCGGCCGGCCGGCGGCTGGTCGAAGGGCGGGTCTGTGTCGTGCTGGACGACATCGTCACCACCGGTTCGTCGCTGGCCGAAGCTCGAACGGCGTTGGTAGCGGCGGGAGCCCGGTGTGTCGCGGCAGCGACCGTCGCGGCGACGCAGCGCCATACTCCGACCCACCCGTTTACGCGTGCGGGGTCGGTGGTTTAA
- the mtrA gene encoding MtrAB system response regulator MtrA, giving the protein MTTGRVLVVDDDPSLAEMLSIILQGEGLEVTVCSAGDLALRAFQDSKPDIVLLDVMLPGIDGVEVCRQIRAESTVPIVMLTARTDTVDVVLGLESGADDYVTKPFKPQELVARVRARLRRGDESEAETLQLGDLTIDVPGHVVKRSDRTILLTPLEFDLLVALARKPWQVFSRETLLEQVWGYRHAGDTRLVNVHVQRLRSKVEKDPENPEIVLTVRGVGYKAGKA; this is encoded by the coding sequence GTGACCACTGGACGCGTCCTCGTCGTCGACGACGACCCATCGCTCGCCGAGATGCTCAGCATCATCCTCCAGGGGGAGGGCCTGGAGGTGACCGTCTGCTCCGCGGGTGATCTCGCGCTGCGTGCCTTCCAGGACAGCAAGCCGGACATCGTGCTGCTGGACGTCATGCTGCCCGGGATCGACGGTGTCGAGGTGTGCCGCCAGATCCGGGCCGAGTCGACGGTCCCGATCGTGATGCTCACGGCACGCACCGACACGGTGGACGTGGTGCTGGGCCTGGAGTCAGGTGCCGACGACTACGTCACCAAACCGTTCAAGCCGCAGGAACTCGTCGCGCGGGTGCGCGCCAGGCTCCGGCGCGGCGACGAGTCGGAGGCCGAGACGTTGCAACTCGGCGACCTCACGATCGACGTGCCCGGGCACGTCGTGAAGCGCTCGGACCGCACGATCCTGCTGACCCCGCTCGAGTTCGACCTGCTGGTCGCGCTCGCGCGCAAGCCGTGGCAGGTGTTCTCCCGCGAGACCCTGCTGGAGCAGGTGTGGGGCTACCGGCACGCCGGTGACACCCGGCTGGTCAACGTCCACGTGCAGCGGCTGCGGTCCAAGGTCGAGAAGGACCCGGAGAACCCCGAGATCGTGCTCACCGTGCGCGGGGTCGGCTACAAGGCCGGAAAGGCCTGA
- a CDS encoding LpqB family beta-propeller domain-containing protein, with translation MRRCRALAGSLLTITVLAVAGCSGLPTTSGVRAGQAIDNHAAPTGNIEYPAPAPGASPKDIVFGFLDATAGTNQNYERAREYLTDAASSSWQPSTVVVTTGTRDLMVSANNTLTVTEGTAAVLDASAHLTEQPEGKITSAEFSLTKVGGQWRIAKLPKGFGLWMNEQQFKRVYQPQEIYYPAANGHTLVPDTQWYTQTGLVSSLAAAVVRGGPSWMDGMTLPALPKGSELVKGSSVSVDNNGVASVNLSDQVLSATTAQRTGLWASMLATLEQVSEVRRVVVLVDGARLQTANLPGQPTSPSDLDYTAVSGNPVQLVARTSVSHLQWTDPDDAGTDLRSKSRSKTQPSLPVLDRNWYRLAVSGEGTQVAAVDGANSTLGRWVGGRLTKVSGFGTGLVTPSFSSARTTTGSPMNELWVAGQSVAKDSSGASTSGTIWVLDADLPVSDAQPQPVSASWLRDMTIRAIRVSPDGERIAVAAQTDAGSSRVYVAGIVRDKKGHAQSLTSPLRVAPRVTDVLDVGWLDYVTLAVLSRAGDYRVQPITVPIGGLSTSLGDAPGGEHLIATGAGANSMYVETGDDTVLTKVGATWQKIDGITAIVASGT, from the coding sequence ATGAGGCGGTGCCGGGCGCTCGCCGGGAGCCTGCTGACCATCACCGTGCTGGCGGTGGCGGGCTGCAGCGGGCTGCCGACCACGAGCGGTGTCCGGGCGGGTCAGGCCATCGACAACCACGCGGCGCCCACCGGCAACATCGAATACCCCGCCCCGGCACCCGGCGCGAGCCCGAAGGACATCGTCTTCGGGTTCCTCGACGCCACGGCGGGCACCAACCAGAACTACGAGAGGGCCCGCGAATACCTGACCGATGCTGCGAGCAGCTCCTGGCAACCGAGCACCGTGGTCGTGACCACCGGGACCCGCGACCTGATGGTGTCGGCCAACAACACGCTGACCGTGACGGAGGGTACGGCGGCGGTCCTGGACGCGTCGGCACATCTCACCGAGCAGCCGGAGGGGAAGATCACCTCGGCCGAGTTCAGCCTCACCAAGGTCGGTGGGCAGTGGCGCATCGCGAAGCTGCCCAAGGGTTTCGGCCTGTGGATGAACGAGCAACAGTTCAAGCGCGTCTATCAGCCGCAGGAGATCTACTACCCGGCGGCCAACGGCCACACCCTCGTGCCCGACACGCAGTGGTACACGCAAACGGGTCTGGTCAGCTCGCTGGCGGCGGCGGTCGTGCGCGGCGGGCCGTCCTGGATGGATGGTATGACGCTGCCGGCGCTGCCCAAGGGCAGCGAACTGGTGAAGGGTTCGTCGGTCTCGGTCGACAACAACGGCGTCGCCTCGGTCAACCTCAGCGACCAGGTCCTGTCCGCGACAACGGCACAACGCACCGGCCTCTGGGCGAGCATGCTCGCCACCCTGGAGCAGGTCAGCGAGGTGCGCCGCGTCGTCGTCCTGGTGGACGGCGCACGGCTGCAGACCGCCAACCTGCCGGGCCAGCCCACCTCACCGTCCGATCTGGACTACACCGCGGTCAGCGGCAACCCCGTGCAACTGGTCGCCCGCACCAGCGTCAGCCACCTGCAGTGGACCGACCCCGACGACGCCGGCACGGACCTGCGCAGCAAGAGCCGGTCCAAGACCCAGCCCAGCCTGCCGGTGCTCGACCGCAACTGGTACCGGCTCGCGGTGTCCGGCGAGGGCACCCAGGTAGCGGCCGTCGACGGCGCCAACAGCACACTGGGTCGGTGGGTCGGTGGGCGGCTGACCAAGGTCAGCGGGTTCGGCACCGGCCTGGTCACCCCAAGTTTCAGCTCGGCGCGGACCACGACCGGCAGCCCGATGAACGAGCTGTGGGTCGCCGGGCAGTCCGTCGCCAAGGACAGCAGCGGAGCGTCGACCAGCGGCACGATCTGGGTGCTCGACGCCGACCTGCCCGTGTCGGACGCGCAGCCGCAGCCGGTGAGCGCGTCGTGGTTGCGCGATATGACGATTCGCGCCATCCGCGTCTCGCCCGACGGCGAGCGCATCGCGGTCGCCGCGCAGACGGACGCGGGCTCGTCCAGGGTCTACGTCGCCGGGATCGTCCGTGACAAGAAGGGTCACGCGCAGTCCCTCACCAGCCCGTTGCGTGTCGCACCGAGGGTCACCGACGTGCTCGACGTGGGCTGGCTCGACTACGTGACGCTCGCGGTCCTCAGCCGCGCGGGGGACTACCGGGTGCAGCCGATCACCGTGCCGATCGGCGGGCTGAGCACCAGCCTCGGTGACGCACCCGGGGGAGAGCACCTGATCGCCACCGGCGCGGGTGCCAACAGCATGTATGTCGAGACCGGCGACGACACCGTCCTGACCAAGGTCGGCGCGACCTGGCAGAAGATCGACGGCATCACCGCGATCGTCGCGTCCGGCACCTGA
- a CDS encoding response regulator, with the protein MTEISEQRSGAGESPAPLPARAEPIRVLLADDYEIYRHGLRMILELEDDIVVVGQTSTAQQAMQVATELQPDVVVLDIYFPDGSGIAVCREITQRLPTARVLILSASEDDSDLVEAIKAGATGYLLKDIAPDQLAVSIRATALGQPQVSPALAATLMGELSAVVRGAPARESGQVTELTDREREVLGLVARGWSNRKVAEELFIAENTVKNHVRNILDKLHLGSRTEAAMYAVRGGLIDDPAHDTH; encoded by the coding sequence GTGACTGAGATCTCCGAGCAGCGCAGCGGGGCCGGTGAATCACCGGCCCCGCTGCCTGCGCGTGCCGAGCCGATCCGGGTCCTGCTCGCCGATGACTACGAGATCTACCGGCACGGGCTGCGGATGATCCTCGAGCTCGAGGACGACATCGTGGTCGTCGGCCAGACATCAACCGCGCAACAGGCGATGCAGGTGGCGACCGAGCTGCAGCCCGACGTGGTCGTGCTGGACATCTACTTCCCGGACGGCAGCGGCATCGCGGTCTGCCGGGAGATCACGCAGCGGCTGCCCACCGCCCGGGTGCTGATCCTGAGTGCGTCGGAGGACGACTCGGACCTGGTCGAGGCGATCAAGGCCGGCGCGACGGGTTACCTGCTCAAGGACATCGCACCCGACCAGCTCGCCGTGTCCATCCGGGCGACCGCGCTGGGCCAGCCGCAGGTGTCGCCCGCGCTGGCAGCCACCCTGATGGGTGAGCTGTCCGCGGTGGTCCGTGGCGCGCCCGCGCGGGAGTCCGGGCAGGTGACCGAGCTGACCGACCGGGAGCGGGAAGTGCTCGGACTGGTCGCCCGGGGCTGGTCGAACCGTAAGGTCGCCGAGGAGCTCTTCATCGCCGAGAACACCGTCAAGAACCACGTGCGCAACATACTCGACAAGCTGCACCTGGGCAGCCGCACCGAGGCCGCGATGTATGCCGTGCGCGGTGGCCTGATCGACGACCCGGCGCACGACACCCACTGA
- a CDS encoding sensor histidine kinase, translating into MVKARTVSAAGVGWMLFGAVGVIAGLQWKARLHEAEQRAEAAERSREEEARRRAAEERLRIARELHDSLTHSISVIKVQAGVAAHLTRKEGGEPSEALLAIQEASGDAARELRATLDVLRREDSDAGGRAGLDRLPALVQRTRAAGLATTYRVRGAVRRLPTEVDRVAYRVAQEALTNAVRHAGDASVTVEVVYDEHTVTVRVDDDGTGPARPSAVPGYGLVGMRERVTGVGGTLRAEPGPDSGFSVLAQLPAGSAS; encoded by the coding sequence ATGGTCAAAGCACGGACGGTCAGTGCCGCCGGGGTCGGCTGGATGCTCTTCGGGGCCGTCGGCGTCATCGCGGGGCTGCAGTGGAAGGCGCGGCTGCACGAGGCCGAGCAGCGCGCCGAGGCCGCCGAGCGGTCGAGGGAGGAGGAGGCGCGTCGCCGGGCCGCGGAGGAACGGTTGCGCATCGCGCGCGAACTGCACGACTCGCTGACCCACAGCATCTCGGTCATCAAGGTGCAGGCCGGAGTGGCGGCACACCTGACGCGTAAGGAGGGCGGCGAGCCATCGGAGGCGCTGCTCGCCATCCAGGAGGCGAGCGGGGACGCGGCCCGGGAGTTGCGGGCCACGCTCGACGTGTTGCGCCGGGAGGATTCGGACGCCGGCGGGCGCGCCGGACTCGACCGGCTGCCGGCCCTCGTGCAACGAACACGCGCGGCCGGCCTGGCCACCACCTACCGGGTGCGCGGCGCCGTACGCCGCCTGCCCACCGAGGTGGACCGGGTCGCCTACCGGGTCGCGCAGGAGGCGCTGACCAACGCCGTCCGGCACGCGGGCGACGCCTCGGTCACCGTGGAGGTCGTGTATGACGAGCACACGGTGACCGTCCGTGTCGACGACGACGGCACGGGTCCGGCCCGCCCGTCGGCGGTGCCCGGCTACGGCCTGGTCGGCATGCGTGAACGCGTCACCGGTGTCGGCGGCACCCTGCGGGCCGAGCCCGGGCCGGACAGCGGTTTCAGCGTGCTGGCCCAGCTGCCCGCGGGCTCCGCGTCGTGA
- a CDS encoding GNAT family N-acetyltransferase, translating to MTVPKVLETQSLRLRPWRDDDARFVQEPDEASRLMATRMQPTPGTYDQWLRDRRECMESGAALYWCIADAGSDEPLGYVRLARLDQEFTRGSGELGYWLYPHARGRGVMAETVEAVRQHAFAPRAAGGLGLHRLQAGTNAANLASARVLRRAGFRMWGIERSVLAHPGGPSSDALNWELLATDDVDSQRISPLHVPTIELDGIRLRAWRDDDADLLPDEPDELARQYLPAPSQLTKASYAGWLERQRYLVDEATAVPWCIADTETDAPLGSITVFNIGEGTATSAEVGYWLLPAGRGRGLLSAAVEAVVSHSFSAQQRGGLGLTRLYAETDLDNVASQSALRGAGFRKWGEDRQAYTAADGRITDGAYFELLASDDREAQRAVDPPVLDFPAIRLRPLRRADAESIAATFADPQVRHWLSTPSDDLAGRAASYVARKRHVDLASHGSWWVICPAGSDDFHGVIGLQNFTEGNAEVGYWLATEARGRGLTRAALDTVRNYAFMSPATGGLGLRRLHLGVADGNHPSQRAALGAGFVQYGTAHAAEVLGDGSVVDLLLYECLAPQAG from the coding sequence GTGACGGTGCCGAAAGTGCTGGAGACACAGTCGCTTCGGCTGCGTCCGTGGCGGGACGACGACGCGCGCTTTGTGCAGGAACCGGACGAGGCGAGCCGCCTGATGGCGACGAGGATGCAACCGACGCCGGGCACCTATGACCAGTGGCTGCGTGACCGACGGGAGTGCATGGAGTCCGGGGCGGCCCTCTATTGGTGCATCGCCGACGCCGGGTCCGACGAGCCACTCGGTTACGTCAGATTGGCACGCCTGGACCAGGAATTCACCCGCGGCAGCGGCGAGCTCGGCTACTGGCTCTACCCGCACGCCCGCGGGCGCGGCGTGATGGCGGAGACGGTCGAGGCGGTGCGGCAGCACGCCTTCGCGCCCCGCGCCGCGGGCGGTCTGGGTCTGCACCGGCTGCAGGCCGGCACCAACGCCGCCAACCTCGCGTCAGCACGCGTGCTGCGTCGCGCCGGATTCCGCATGTGGGGCATCGAGCGATCCGTGCTCGCGCACCCCGGCGGGCCATCGTCGGACGCACTCAACTGGGAATTGCTCGCGACGGATGACGTTGACAGTCAACGAATCTCACCCCTCCATGTGCCCACGATCGAGCTGGACGGGATCCGGCTCCGGGCCTGGCGCGACGACGACGCCGACCTGCTCCCCGACGAACCGGACGAGTTGGCCCGGCAGTATCTGCCCGCCCCCTCCCAACTCACCAAGGCGTCCTACGCCGGCTGGCTGGAGCGGCAGCGGTACTTGGTGGACGAAGCGACCGCGGTGCCCTGGTGCATCGCCGACACGGAGACGGACGCCCCGCTCGGGAGCATCACGGTCTTCAACATCGGCGAGGGGACGGCGACCTCCGCCGAGGTCGGGTACTGGCTGCTGCCCGCCGGCAGAGGGCGTGGCCTGTTGTCCGCGGCGGTCGAAGCGGTTGTCTCCCATTCGTTCTCGGCGCAGCAGCGGGGCGGGCTCGGGCTGACGAGGCTGTACGCCGAGACCGACCTGGACAACGTCGCGTCGCAGTCCGCGCTGCGCGGCGCGGGGTTCCGCAAGTGGGGCGAGGACCGGCAGGCCTACACCGCCGCGGACGGGCGCATCACCGACGGCGCCTACTTCGAACTGCTGGCGAGCGACGACCGCGAGGCACAACGTGCGGTCGACCCACCGGTGCTCGACTTCCCGGCGATTCGCCTGCGGCCGTTGCGTCGTGCCGACGCCGAGTCGATCGCCGCGACGTTCGCCGATCCGCAGGTCCGGCACTGGTTGTCGACACCGAGCGACGACCTGGCCGGGCGGGCAGCGTCGTACGTCGCCCGCAAGCGGCACGTCGACCTTGCCTCGCACGGCAGCTGGTGGGTGATCTGTCCCGCGGGAAGCGACGACTTCCACGGCGTCATCGGGTTGCAGAACTTCACCGAGGGCAACGCCGAGGTCGGCTACTGGCTGGCCACCGAGGCGCGGGGGCGCGGCCTGACGCGTGCCGCCCTGGACACCGTGCGCAACTACGCCTTCATGTCACCGGCCACCGGGGGTCTCGGCCTGCGGCGCCTGCACCTCGGTGTGGCCGACGGCAACCACCCGTCCCAGCGGGCGGCGCTCGGTGCGGGATTCGTGCAGTACGGCACGGCGCACGCGGCGGAGGTGCTCGGCGACGGGTCCGTGGTGGACCTGCTGCTCTACGAGTGCCTCGCCCCGCAGGCCGGTTGA
- the hpf gene encoding ribosome hibernation-promoting factor, HPF/YfiA family, whose amino-acid sequence MEITVTGRHVTVPERFRRHIEDKLSKVPQLDPRVSRCDVVVTHEANPRQAKEAERIEITCHAKRSVIRAEASADDVYGALDVAMTRLGERLRRVNDKRRVHRGRKQPKSVHDATSAITVPPEEQPVAETPLPAHIAKVGGDEDCPIQLREKVHASAPMGVDQALNEMELVGHDFYLYQDAETGKPSVVYRRRGWSYGVIQLDVVDEAPAASTA is encoded by the coding sequence ATGGAGATCACCGTTACCGGACGTCATGTCACGGTTCCCGAGCGCTTTCGTCGGCACATCGAGGACAAGCTGAGCAAGGTTCCTCAGCTGGACCCACGGGTCAGTCGCTGCGATGTCGTTGTCACGCACGAGGCCAACCCGCGGCAGGCCAAGGAAGCGGAACGCATAGAGATCACCTGTCACGCCAAGAGGTCGGTGATCCGCGCGGAGGCGAGCGCGGACGACGTCTACGGCGCACTCGACGTAGCAATGACCCGGCTCGGAGAGCGGTTGCGCCGCGTCAACGACAAGCGCCGGGTCCACCGCGGCAGGAAGCAGCCGAAGTCGGTGCACGACGCCACCTCGGCCATCACCGTGCCACCGGAGGAACAACCGGTCGCGGAGACTCCGCTGCCGGCACACATCGCCAAGGTCGGCGGTGACGAGGACTGCCCCATCCAGCTGCGGGAGAAGGTCCACGCCAGTGCACCGATGGGGGTCGACCAGGCCCTCAACGAGATGGAGTTGGTCGGACACGACTTCTACCTCTACCAGGACGCCGAGACCGGCAAACCGAGCGTGGTCTATCGTCGGCGTGGCTGGTCCTACGGCGTCATCCAACTCGACGTGGTGGACGAGGCACCCGCAGCAAGCACCGCATGA
- a CDS encoding response regulator has product MIRVVLVDDQALIRSGIRALLDAEDDIEVVAEGADGLAAVQLATEHRPDIVLMDVQMPQLDGIEATRRIVADPRSADIHVVMLTNYGIDEYVFNALRAGACGFVMKDTEPADLLQALRVAMAGDALLSPAITRRLISEFVARPETHLDADAAAELTNREREVVALVAQGLTNDEIAEHMVISPMTAKTHVSRAMTKVGARDRAGLVVFAFQAGLATASG; this is encoded by the coding sequence GTGATCCGGGTCGTGCTGGTCGACGACCAGGCGCTGATCCGCAGCGGCATCCGGGCACTGCTCGACGCCGAGGACGACATCGAGGTCGTCGCCGAAGGAGCCGACGGCCTGGCGGCCGTGCAGCTCGCGACCGAGCACCGGCCGGACATCGTGCTGATGGACGTGCAGATGCCGCAGCTGGACGGCATCGAGGCGACGCGTCGCATCGTGGCGGACCCGCGCAGCGCGGACATCCACGTGGTGATGCTCACCAACTACGGCATCGACGAATACGTGTTCAACGCACTGCGGGCCGGGGCGTGCGGGTTCGTGATGAAGGACACCGAACCCGCCGACCTGCTGCAGGCGCTCCGTGTCGCGATGGCCGGCGACGCCCTGCTGTCACCGGCCATCACCCGCCGGCTGATCAGCGAGTTCGTGGCGCGCCCGGAGACCCACCTGGACGCCGACGCGGCGGCCGAGCTGACCAACCGCGAGCGGGAAGTGGTCGCACTGGTGGCCCAGGGTCTGACCAACGACGAGATCGCCGAACACATGGTGATCAGCCCGATGACCGCGAAGACGCACGTCAGCCGGGCGATGACCAAGGTCGGCGCCCGCGACCGGGCGGGCCTGGTCGTGTTCGCGTTCCAGGCCGGCCTGGCGACCGCGAGCGGCTAG